In bacterium, the sequence CCACTCCAGGTAAGAATCATGTTCTTCATGGTTGGGATCACGAATGGCCTTGAGAAACTCCTTATAGCCCCATGCTCCGCCCACATCTTCGGGCGGACAGGCTCTCTTTCCGTCCAGGCATCGGGCGTGACTCTCGGAATCGGTGACCATTATTTTTTCCACCACAAGACTGTGGCTCCAGCCGTCGCCGAAATCATACTCATAAAAAAATTGCGCCTTTTCAAACGGAACCAGCTGCTCCAGAGTGAATTTTCTCTCATCCTCCACCGGCTTCCAATCATCCGGGCTTGGAAGACTGAACCGCCGATCTTCCATCACAAACTGGTGAAGATGAGTGTCCGTCCAGCCCATGGCAGCCTGAATGACTTTGTGCAATTTAAAAAGCGTCAACGAGCCGGGCACCAGCACACGACGCCACACGGACGGTTTGACCTCCGCTAAAACAATCTTGATCTGAAAAAATTTGCGACTATTCGCTTTTTTGCTCTGCGTAGGGGCCCCGACTGGTTAACGGTTGTTGTCCTGAGCATCGGCCGGCGCACATCATTTTGCGATTACGCCGCCGGCCTGCTCTTCTCCTCCCAGATCTGCACCAGATGGAC encodes:
- a CDS encoding plasmid pRiA4b ORF-3 family protein, which produces MKIVLAEVKPSVWRRVLVPGSLTLFKLHKVIQAAMGWTDTHLHQFVMEDRRFSLPSPDDWKPVEDERKFTLEQLVPFEKAQFFYEYDFGDGWSHSLVVEKIMVTDSESHARCLDGKRACPPEDVGGAWGYKEFLKAIRDPNHEEHDSYLEWVGGSFDPELCDLAEINAALKRIK